One stretch of Enoplosus armatus isolate fEnoArm2 chromosome 1, fEnoArm2.hap1, whole genome shotgun sequence DNA includes these proteins:
- the coro2ba gene encoding coronin-2B, translated as MSWRPTYRSSKFRNVYGKVANRENCFDGIPITKNVHDNHFCAVNSKFVAVVTESAGGGSFIVIPVSQSGRLDSHYPKVCGHQGNVLDIKWNPFFENIIASCSEDTSVRVWEIPEGGLRRSMTEAVLELYGHSRRVGLIEWHPTSSGILFSAGYDYKILIWNLEIGEPVKMIDCHTDVILSMSFNTDGSLLATSCKDKKLRVIEPRSGAVLQQASCKNHRVNRVVFVGNMKRLLTTGVSRWNTRQIALWDQEDLSMPIVEEDIDGLSGLLFPFYDADTHMLYLAGKGDGNIRYFEITTEKPYLQYLMEFRSPAPQKGLGVMPKHGLDVGACEVYRFYKLVTLKGLIEPISMIVPRRSDTYQEDIYPMTAGTEPALSASEWLSGINRDPVLMSLKEGYHRPNQLVFKAPVKEKKSMVVNGIDLLENVPPRTENELLRMFFRQQEELRRLKEELTTKDVRIRQLELELNNLKNVSPNNV; from the exons aTGTCATGGCGCCCGACCTACCGAAGCTCCAAGTTTCGAAATGTCTACGGAAAAGTAGCCAACCGGGAGAACTGCTTCGACGGTATCCCCATCACCAAGAATGTCCACGACAACCACTTCTGTGCCGTCAACTCAAAGTTCGTGGCAGTCGTCACCGAGAGTGCCGGCGGGGGCTCTTTCATTGTCATACCTGTATCCCAG TCTGGCCGCCTGGACTCTCATTACCCAAAAGTGTGTGGCCACCAGGGCAATGTACTGGATATCAAGTGGAATCCCTTCTTTGAAAACATCATAGCATCCTGTTCTGAGGACACCTCG GTGCGAGTATGGGAGATCCCAGAGGGCGGTCTGAGGCGCAGCATGACGGAGGCAGTGCTGGAGCTGTACGGCCACAGCAGACGGGTGGGTCTGATCGAGTGGCACCCCACCAGCAGCGGCATCCTCTTCAGTGCTGGCTACGACTACAAG ATCCTGATCTGGAACCTGGAGATCGGCGAGCCGGTGAAAATGATCGACTGCCACACTGACGTCATCCTCAGCATGTCCTTCAACACAGACGGCAGCCTGTTGGCCACCAGCTGCAAAGACAAGAAGCTGCGTGTCATTGAGCCGCGCTCTGGGGCCGTCCTACAG CAAGCCAGCTGTAAGAACCACCGTGTAAACCGAGTGGTGTTCGTGGGCAACATGAAGCGACTGCTCACCACGGGGGTTTCTCGCTGGAACACCCGGCAGATCGCTCTCTGGGATCAG GAGGATTTGTCCATGCCAATTGTGGAGGAGGACATCGACGGCCTCTCAGGACTGTTGTTTCCCTTCTAtgatgctgacacacacatgttgtaCCTGGCAGGCAAG GGGGACGGCAACATCCGTTACTTTGAGATTACCACGGAGAAGCCGTACTTACAATACCTAATGGAGTTCCGGTCCCCGGCCCCACAGAAAGGACTAG GTGTGATGCCAAAGCACGGGCTGGATGTGGGAGCTTGCGAGGTGTACCGCTTCTACAAGCTGGTCACCCTGAAGGGTTTGATTGAGCCCATTTCGATGATTGTGCCAAGAAGG TCAGATACATACCAGGAGGACATCTACCCCATGACAGCAGGAACAGAACCTGCGCTGTCCGCCAGTGAATGGCTGAGTGGCATTAATAGAG ACCCAGTCTTGATGTCCCTAAAGGAGGGTTACCATCGGCCAAACCAGTTAGTGTTCAAGGCCccagtgaaggagaagaagagcatGGTAGTGAATGGGATCGACCTGCTGGAGAACGTACCACCCAGGACAGAGAACGAG CTCCTGCGGATGTTCTTCCGGCAGCAGGAGGAATTGCGGCGGCTGAAGGAGGAGCTGACCACCAAGGACGTGCGAATACgccagctggagctggagctcaACAACCTGAAGAACGTTAGCCCCAACAACGTCTGA
- the anp32a gene encoding acidic leucine-rich nuclear phosphoprotein 32 family member A isoform X4: MDMKKRIHLELRNRTPSDVKELVLDNCRSNEGKIEGLTDQFEELEFLSTINVGLTTVAHLPKLNKLKKLELSDNRISGGLEVLADKCPNLTHLNLSGNKIKDLSTIEPLKELGTLKSLDLFNCEVTNLNEYRDNVFKLLPQLTYLDGYDKDDKEAPDSDAEVYAEGLDDDEDDEDGDEEEEEGEEDEEENEEEEEDDLSGEEEEEDVNDREVDDEDDEEEERGQKRKRELDEEGEEDEDD; the protein is encoded by the exons ATGGACATGAAGAAAAGAATTCATCTAGAGTTGCGGAACCGCACTCCGTCAGAT GTCAAAGAACTTGTTCTAGACAACTGTCGCTCAAACGAAGGCAAGATCGAGGGTCTAACGGACCaatttgaggagctggaattTCTAAGCACAATCAATGTTGGACTGACGACAGTGGCCCACTTGCCGAAGCTAAATAAACTCAAAAAG CTTGAACTCAGCGATAACAGGATCTCAGGAGGGTTGGAAGTTCTGGCAGACAAATGCCCCAACCTCACACATCTCAACCTCAGCGGCAACAAGATTAAAGACCTCAGCACAATAGAACCATTG AAAGAATTGGGGACCCTGAAAAGCCTAGATCTGTTTAACTGTGAAGTGACAAACCTGAACGAATACAGAGACAACGTATTCAAGCTACTACCCCAGCTCACGTACCTGGACGGGTACGACAAAGACGACAAAGAGGCCCCAGATTCTGACGCTGAGGTTTACGCAGAGGGCCTGGATGATGACGAGGACGATGAAGACG gagacgaggaggaggaagagggagaggaagacgaagaggagaatgaagaagaggaagaggacgaccTCAGTGGAGAG gaagaggaggaagatgtgaATGACAGGGAGGTTGacgatgaggatgatgaag AAGAAGAGCGAGGTcagaagagaaaaagggaacTGGAtgaagaaggggaggaggatgaagacgaTTGA
- the anp32a gene encoding acidic leucine-rich nuclear phosphoprotein 32 family member A isoform X1, with amino-acid sequence MDMKKRIHLELRNRTPSDVKELVLDNCRSNEGKIEGLTDQFEELEFLSTINVGLTTVAHLPKLNKLKKLELSDNRISGGLEVLADKCPNLTHLNLSGNKIKDLSTIEPLKELGTLKSLDLFNCEVTNLNEYRDNVFKLLPQLTYLDGYDKDDKEAPDSDAEVYAEGLDDDEDDEDDIDEEEYDEDTAPGDEEEEEGEEDEEENEEEEEDDLSGEEEEEEDVNDREVDDEDDEEEERGQKRKRELDEEGEEDEDD; translated from the exons ATGGACATGAAGAAAAGAATTCATCTAGAGTTGCGGAACCGCACTCCGTCAGAT GTCAAAGAACTTGTTCTAGACAACTGTCGCTCAAACGAAGGCAAGATCGAGGGTCTAACGGACCaatttgaggagctggaattTCTAAGCACAATCAATGTTGGACTGACGACAGTGGCCCACTTGCCGAAGCTAAATAAACTCAAAAAG CTTGAACTCAGCGATAACAGGATCTCAGGAGGGTTGGAAGTTCTGGCAGACAAATGCCCCAACCTCACACATCTCAACCTCAGCGGCAACAAGATTAAAGACCTCAGCACAATAGAACCATTG AAAGAATTGGGGACCCTGAAAAGCCTAGATCTGTTTAACTGTGAAGTGACAAACCTGAACGAATACAGAGACAACGTATTCAAGCTACTACCCCAGCTCACGTACCTGGACGGGTACGACAAAGACGACAAAGAGGCCCCAGATTCTGACGCTGAGGTTTACGCAGAGGGCCTGGATGATGACGAGGACGATGAAGACG ATATAGATGAGGAGGAGTATGATGAAGATACAGCAccaggagacgaggaggaggaagagggagaggaagacgaagaggagaatgaagaagaggaagaggacgaccTCAGTGGAGAG gaggaagaggaggaagatgtgaATGACAGGGAGGTTGacgatgaggatgatgaag AAGAAGAGCGAGGTcagaagagaaaaagggaacTGGAtgaagaaggggaggaggatgaagacgaTTGA
- the anp32a gene encoding acidic leucine-rich nuclear phosphoprotein 32 family member A isoform X3, which produces MDMKKRIHLELRNRTPSDVKELVLDNCRSNEGKIEGLTDQFEELEFLSTINVGLTTVAHLPKLNKLKKLELSDNRISGGLEVLADKCPNLTHLNLSGNKIKDLSTIEPLKELGTLKSLDLFNCEVTNLNEYRDNVFKLLPQLTYLDGYDKDDKEAPDSDAEVYAEGLDDDEDDEDGQFEATEEEGEEDEEENEEEEEDDLSGEEEEEDVNDREVDDEDDEEEERGQKRKRELDEEGEEDEDD; this is translated from the exons ATGGACATGAAGAAAAGAATTCATCTAGAGTTGCGGAACCGCACTCCGTCAGAT GTCAAAGAACTTGTTCTAGACAACTGTCGCTCAAACGAAGGCAAGATCGAGGGTCTAACGGACCaatttgaggagctggaattTCTAAGCACAATCAATGTTGGACTGACGACAGTGGCCCACTTGCCGAAGCTAAATAAACTCAAAAAG CTTGAACTCAGCGATAACAGGATCTCAGGAGGGTTGGAAGTTCTGGCAGACAAATGCCCCAACCTCACACATCTCAACCTCAGCGGCAACAAGATTAAAGACCTCAGCACAATAGAACCATTG AAAGAATTGGGGACCCTGAAAAGCCTAGATCTGTTTAACTGTGAAGTGACAAACCTGAACGAATACAGAGACAACGTATTCAAGCTACTACCCCAGCTCACGTACCTGGACGGGTACGACAAAGACGACAAAGAGGCCCCAGATTCTGACGCTGAGGTTTACGCAGAGGGCCTGGATGATGACGAGGACGATGAAGACGGTCAGTTTGAGGCTACA gaggaagagggagaggaagacgaagaggagaatgaagaagaggaagaggacgaccTCAGTGGAGAG gaagaggaggaagatgtgaATGACAGGGAGGTTGacgatgaggatgatgaag AAGAAGAGCGAGGTcagaagagaaaaagggaacTGGAtgaagaaggggaggaggatgaagacgaTTGA
- the anp32a gene encoding acidic leucine-rich nuclear phosphoprotein 32 family member A isoform X2 → MDMKKRIHLELRNRTPSDVKELVLDNCRSNEGKIEGLTDQFEELEFLSTINVGLTTVAHLPKLNKLKKLELSDNRISGGLEVLADKCPNLTHLNLSGNKIKDLSTIEPLKELGTLKSLDLFNCEVTNLNEYRDNVFKLLPQLTYLDGYDKDDKEAPDSDAEVYAEGLDDDEDDEDDEEEYDEDTAPGDEEEEEGEEDEEENEEEEEDDLSGEEEEEEDVNDREVDDEDDEEEERGQKRKRELDEEGEEDEDD, encoded by the exons ATGGACATGAAGAAAAGAATTCATCTAGAGTTGCGGAACCGCACTCCGTCAGAT GTCAAAGAACTTGTTCTAGACAACTGTCGCTCAAACGAAGGCAAGATCGAGGGTCTAACGGACCaatttgaggagctggaattTCTAAGCACAATCAATGTTGGACTGACGACAGTGGCCCACTTGCCGAAGCTAAATAAACTCAAAAAG CTTGAACTCAGCGATAACAGGATCTCAGGAGGGTTGGAAGTTCTGGCAGACAAATGCCCCAACCTCACACATCTCAACCTCAGCGGCAACAAGATTAAAGACCTCAGCACAATAGAACCATTG AAAGAATTGGGGACCCTGAAAAGCCTAGATCTGTTTAACTGTGAAGTGACAAACCTGAACGAATACAGAGACAACGTATTCAAGCTACTACCCCAGCTCACGTACCTGGACGGGTACGACAAAGACGACAAAGAGGCCCCAGATTCTGACGCTGAGGTTTACGCAGAGGGCCTGGATGATGACGAGGACGATGAAGACG ATGAGGAGGAGTATGATGAAGATACAGCAccaggagacgaggaggaggaagagggagaggaagacgaagaggagaatgaagaagaggaagaggacgaccTCAGTGGAGAG gaggaagaggaggaagatgtgaATGACAGGGAGGTTGacgatgaggatgatgaag AAGAAGAGCGAGGTcagaagagaaaaagggaacTGGAtgaagaaggggaggaggatgaagacgaTTGA
- the anp32a gene encoding acidic leucine-rich nuclear phosphoprotein 32 family member A isoform X7, which translates to MDMKKRIHLELRNRTPSDVKELVLDNCRSNEGKIEGLTDQFEELEFLSTINVGLTTVAHLPKLNKLKKLELSDNRISGGLEVLADKCPNLTHLNLSGNKIKDLSTIEPLKELGTLKSLDLFNCEVTNLNEYRDNVFKLLPQLTYLDGYDKDDKEAPDSDAEVYAEGLDDDEDDEDDEEEYDEDTAPGDEEEEEGEEDEEENEEEEEDDLSGEEEEEDVNDREVDDEDDEGEEDKQET; encoded by the exons ATGGACATGAAGAAAAGAATTCATCTAGAGTTGCGGAACCGCACTCCGTCAGAT GTCAAAGAACTTGTTCTAGACAACTGTCGCTCAAACGAAGGCAAGATCGAGGGTCTAACGGACCaatttgaggagctggaattTCTAAGCACAATCAATGTTGGACTGACGACAGTGGCCCACTTGCCGAAGCTAAATAAACTCAAAAAG CTTGAACTCAGCGATAACAGGATCTCAGGAGGGTTGGAAGTTCTGGCAGACAAATGCCCCAACCTCACACATCTCAACCTCAGCGGCAACAAGATTAAAGACCTCAGCACAATAGAACCATTG AAAGAATTGGGGACCCTGAAAAGCCTAGATCTGTTTAACTGTGAAGTGACAAACCTGAACGAATACAGAGACAACGTATTCAAGCTACTACCCCAGCTCACGTACCTGGACGGGTACGACAAAGACGACAAAGAGGCCCCAGATTCTGACGCTGAGGTTTACGCAGAGGGCCTGGATGATGACGAGGACGATGAAGACG ATGAGGAGGAGTATGATGAAGATACAGCAccaggagacgaggaggaggaagagggagaggaagacgaagaggagaatgaagaagaggaagaggacgaccTCAGTGGAGAG gaagaggaggaagatgtgaATGACAGGGAGGTTGacgatgaggatgatgaaggtga AGAAGATAAACAGGAAACGT AA
- the anp32a gene encoding acidic leucine-rich nuclear phosphoprotein 32 family member A isoform X6 yields MDMKKRIHLELRNRTPSDVKELVLDNCRSNEGKIEGLTDQFEELEFLSTINVGLTTVAHLPKLNKLKKLELSDNRISGGLEVLADKCPNLTHLNLSGNKIKDLSTIEPLKELGTLKSLDLFNCEVTNLNEYRDNVFKLLPQLTYLDGYDKDDKEAPDSDAEVYAEGLDDDEDDEDDEEEYDEDTAPGDEEEEEGEEDEEENEEEEEDDLSGEEEEEEDVNDREVDDEDDEGEEDKQET; encoded by the exons ATGGACATGAAGAAAAGAATTCATCTAGAGTTGCGGAACCGCACTCCGTCAGAT GTCAAAGAACTTGTTCTAGACAACTGTCGCTCAAACGAAGGCAAGATCGAGGGTCTAACGGACCaatttgaggagctggaattTCTAAGCACAATCAATGTTGGACTGACGACAGTGGCCCACTTGCCGAAGCTAAATAAACTCAAAAAG CTTGAACTCAGCGATAACAGGATCTCAGGAGGGTTGGAAGTTCTGGCAGACAAATGCCCCAACCTCACACATCTCAACCTCAGCGGCAACAAGATTAAAGACCTCAGCACAATAGAACCATTG AAAGAATTGGGGACCCTGAAAAGCCTAGATCTGTTTAACTGTGAAGTGACAAACCTGAACGAATACAGAGACAACGTATTCAAGCTACTACCCCAGCTCACGTACCTGGACGGGTACGACAAAGACGACAAAGAGGCCCCAGATTCTGACGCTGAGGTTTACGCAGAGGGCCTGGATGATGACGAGGACGATGAAGACG ATGAGGAGGAGTATGATGAAGATACAGCAccaggagacgaggaggaggaagagggagaggaagacgaagaggagaatgaagaagaggaagaggacgaccTCAGTGGAGAG gaggaagaggaggaagatgtgaATGACAGGGAGGTTGacgatgaggatgatgaaggtga AGAAGATAAACAGGAAACGT AA
- the anp32a gene encoding acidic leucine-rich nuclear phosphoprotein 32 family member A isoform X8, producing MDMKKRIHLELRNRTPSDVKELVLDNCRSNEGKIEGLTDQFEELEFLSTINVGLTTVAHLPKLNKLKKLELSDNRISGGLEVLADKCPNLTHLNLSGNKIKDLSTIEPLKELGTLKSLDLFNCEVTNLNEYRDNVFKLLPQLTYLDGYDKDDKEAPDSDAEVYAEGLDDDEDDEDDEEEEEGEEDEEENEEEEEDDLSGEEEEEEDVNDREVDDEDDEGE from the exons ATGGACATGAAGAAAAGAATTCATCTAGAGTTGCGGAACCGCACTCCGTCAGAT GTCAAAGAACTTGTTCTAGACAACTGTCGCTCAAACGAAGGCAAGATCGAGGGTCTAACGGACCaatttgaggagctggaattTCTAAGCACAATCAATGTTGGACTGACGACAGTGGCCCACTTGCCGAAGCTAAATAAACTCAAAAAG CTTGAACTCAGCGATAACAGGATCTCAGGAGGGTTGGAAGTTCTGGCAGACAAATGCCCCAACCTCACACATCTCAACCTCAGCGGCAACAAGATTAAAGACCTCAGCACAATAGAACCATTG AAAGAATTGGGGACCCTGAAAAGCCTAGATCTGTTTAACTGTGAAGTGACAAACCTGAACGAATACAGAGACAACGTATTCAAGCTACTACCCCAGCTCACGTACCTGGACGGGTACGACAAAGACGACAAAGAGGCCCCAGATTCTGACGCTGAGGTTTACGCAGAGGGCCTGGATGATGACGAGGACGATGAAGACG acgaggaggaggaagagggagaggaagacgaagaggagaatgaagaagaggaagaggacgaccTCAGTGGAGAG gaggaagaggaggaagatgtgaATGACAGGGAGGTTGacgatgaggatgatgaaggtgaGTAA
- the anp32a gene encoding acidic leucine-rich nuclear phosphoprotein 32 family member A isoform X5, producing the protein MDMKKRIHLELRNRTPSDVKELVLDNCRSNEGKIEGLTDQFEELEFLSTINVGLTTVAHLPKLNKLKKLELSDNRISGGLEVLADKCPNLTHLNLSGNKIKDLSTIEPLKELGTLKSLDLFNCEVTNLNEYRDNVFKLLPQLTYLDGYDKDDKEAPDSDAEVYAEGLDDDEDDEDDIDEEEYDEDTAPGDEEEEEGEEDEEENEEEEEDDLSGEEEEEDVNDREVDDEDDEGE; encoded by the exons ATGGACATGAAGAAAAGAATTCATCTAGAGTTGCGGAACCGCACTCCGTCAGAT GTCAAAGAACTTGTTCTAGACAACTGTCGCTCAAACGAAGGCAAGATCGAGGGTCTAACGGACCaatttgaggagctggaattTCTAAGCACAATCAATGTTGGACTGACGACAGTGGCCCACTTGCCGAAGCTAAATAAACTCAAAAAG CTTGAACTCAGCGATAACAGGATCTCAGGAGGGTTGGAAGTTCTGGCAGACAAATGCCCCAACCTCACACATCTCAACCTCAGCGGCAACAAGATTAAAGACCTCAGCACAATAGAACCATTG AAAGAATTGGGGACCCTGAAAAGCCTAGATCTGTTTAACTGTGAAGTGACAAACCTGAACGAATACAGAGACAACGTATTCAAGCTACTACCCCAGCTCACGTACCTGGACGGGTACGACAAAGACGACAAAGAGGCCCCAGATTCTGACGCTGAGGTTTACGCAGAGGGCCTGGATGATGACGAGGACGATGAAGACG ATATAGATGAGGAGGAGTATGATGAAGATACAGCAccaggagacgaggaggaggaagagggagaggaagacgaagaggagaatgaagaagaggaagaggacgaccTCAGTGGAGAG gaagaggaggaagatgtgaATGACAGGGAGGTTGacgatgaggatgatgaaggtgaGTAA